A genome region from Paralichthys olivaceus isolate ysfri-2021 chromosome 6, ASM2471397v2, whole genome shotgun sequence includes the following:
- the cd34 gene encoding uncharacterized protein cd34 gives MAASMCRMNWLWRRMAGVLVLCALLLSNEVICQEDATVEPPAISDANPTSGANAATDAAAPDAVTPDAAAPDAAAPGVSAAPTAADPATAAGQDAAASGAPRERSLSPTIIIIAANPDSMDTSGSTVAPSDSNNNGVAPIEVVHLMLPEVKCVGKDVIPEGNAVKAVVATDDCEATKQIILSNPAGWCHSKNCNLEIFQDGNNVLVASDDAKLKTLAEALQSEHLKDKLGVTKIETPSSSGSSVFVGILVTGLLAALAITVGYFKCQRRADPKGVRLAEEAYPVDPENQGNTLVSVAPLNPPPETQEKPSVNGESPEPAKTEPAPPPTNGHSTAKTADTEL, from the exons ATGGCTGCGTCCATGTGCAGAATGAATTGGCTCTGGAGGAGGATGGCTGGAGTCCTGGTGCTCTGCGCTCTGTTGCTCAGCA ATGAGGTGATATGTCAAGAAGACGCAACAGTAGAACCCCCCGCCATATCTGACGCCAATCCCACCTCAGGAGCCAACGCTG CGACcgatgctgctgctccagatGCTGTTACtccagatgctgctgctccagatgctgctgctccaggtgTGTCAGCTGCCCCGACCGCAGCTGACCCTGCGACGGCAGCAGGTCAAGACGCTGCAGCCTCTGGGGCTCCTCGAGAGAGATCACTCTCACCAACAATTATAATCATTGCAGCCAATCCAGACAGCATGGACACGTCAGGGTCCACTGTGGCCCCCTCTGACAGCAACAATAATGGAGTTGCACCCATCGAGGTCGTTCATTTGATGCTG CCTGAAGTGAAGTGTGTTGGAAAAGACGTCATCCCAGAGGGCAACGCCGTCAAGGCTGTGGTGGCGACTGATGATTGT GAGGCAACCAAACAGATTATTCTGTCAAACCCTGCAGGCTGGTGCCACAGCAAAAACTGTAATCTAGAAATCTTCCAAGATGGCAACAATGTGCTGGTGGCCAGTGATGATG CTAAGTTGAAAACTTTGGCTGAAGCTCTGCAGAGTGAACATTTGAAAGACAAG CTGGGTGTGACAAAGATTGAGACCCCGTCATCGTCAGGTTCCTCTGTATTCGTTGGAATTCTGGTCACCGGTCTGCTCGCTGCCCTCGCGATCACTGTCGGTTACTTTAAATGCCAACGCAGGGCCGACCCCAAGGGAGTGAGGCTG GCGGAGGAGGCCTATCCAGTGGATCCGGAGAACCAGGGGAACACCCTTGTGTCTGTGGCCCCCCTCAACCCCCCTCCAGAAACTCAGGAGAAACCCAGCGTCAACGGAGAGTCCCCCGAGCCGGCCAAGACCgagcctgctcctcctcccaccaACGGCCATTCCACCGCCAagacagcagacacagagctgtGA